The Mucilaginibacter sp. PAMB04168 genome contains the following window.
TATTATGGAGTTGCCGTACTTTTCGCCCAATGCCCAATCATCCAAACGGTTAAAATCAAATTTTTCGATGCAGCCTTCGGTGAAAACCAAATGGGTATTTGGAAAAGCTTCGTTTACACGGCGTGTACTTTCAAACTGCATACCACCGCCGGTCCAGGTTTCGTACCAGTGGTAGCCTACACCCCAAACATACTTGGCCGCCGCCGGATCATTTAGTATGGTACTGGCACGCTGATACAGCAAATCGCGGTTATGATCCCATACAATCAGCTTTTTGCTGGCCAAACCTTCTTTCTGCAGGGTGGGGCCCAGGTACTGTTTTACAAAATCGCGTTCTTCTTCCGCCGTAAAAATGCATGATTCCCAACGCTGCTTGGCCATAGGCTCGTTCTGCACACTCAATCCCCAAATGGGAATGCCTTCCTTCTCATAAGCTTTTATAAACCTGGTGTAAAAAGTTGCCCAGGTTTGGCGATATTCTGGCTTTAACTTACCACCATGCAGCATGTCGTTGTTATCCTTCATCCAGGCAGGCGGGCTCCAGGGGCTAACAAACAGGGTAAACTTGCCGCCGGCAGCCTGCTGTGCTGCTTTAATAAAAGGTATGCGGTATTGCTTATCATGGCTTATATCAAACGACTTTAACTGCAGATCGACATTGGGTACATAGCTGTAGCTACCGCTCGAAAAATCGCAGCTTTGTATATGCGTACGTGCAAAAGTGTAACCTATGCCTTTTTCTTTATCATAGTAAGCGGTTAAAAATTCCTTCTGTTTAGCAGCGGGCAGCTTGGCATAAGTCTCGGCAGCGGCATCAGTCAGGGCTCCACCAATGCCTACCATGGTTTGAAAAGTTTTGGTTGGGTCCACAAATACCGACACTTCAGTTTCAACAGGCTGCGGCGTAACAGCCAAGTTTAGTGTTTCGGTTGACTTGAAGCGATAATCGGTGCCCTTAGCCGTTACAAATACTTTAACACGGCTGGCAGAAACTTCCGCTGGCTTTTTTGCCACGGGCTTAGTTTGGGCTCCTGCTATGCATGCGCATCCTAACAAAATGGGTAGTAACAATTGTTTTTTCATAAGACTGGATTTGCTACCTGCGGTAGCTTGTAATTATTCATATTATATTTTAAGCGCAATCAACTTTTTGTTCTTTTTATAAAGGCTGTTATCTCCTTAGTTTTATCGGGGTAAACAGCTATTTGGTGGGTATGCAGATAGTAAGATGATCTCTGTTTAGCTGCTGTTACCTGGTAAGTAATCAATTTTGAAGGCATAGCAGGCATGTGACAATCAATACACTTATTATTAATTGCCGCACCAAGCTTAGGGGCCATTTTGCAAAAGGTATGGTTCTCCTCTTTATGGCACGTTATGCACTTTTGTGTATAAGCCGTTAGCTTATTAGTTTCTTTTGTGTGTGAACTGTGGCAGGTTGTACACGTCATAACGGCGCTATTGGTATAGCACTTACTGCTGCTAAGCAGGTTAGCCTGGTTACCGTGCACATCGGGTATATCGTTCGTTTGGCCGAATGGCACATAATAATCGTTTAACCTGTCGCCAAGCTTAAAGGCAAAGGTTGTTTTCTGAAGCTCTTTATCGCTACCCGAATGGCATACAGCACACATGTCTACTTTTTGTGCTCTGGTTAATGATTGATACCTTACCATGTACTTGGCGTGCTTATTATCCGGATGCTGCTCCTGGTATTCTACATGTTGTGCTGCCGGCCCATGGCAGCGCTGGCAATTAATACCATAAATCATACTGTTTTTATCGTACTCCTGGGTTACCGACAGACTACCGGTTTGTACAAATTGATTTTCGGCAAATGAGGCATGGCATTCAAGACATCGGCTAATGATTACCCTGTTAAAGTTAGCCGCCTGCGAAGGAAACCCCGGGCTGTTGGCCCAGTTGTGTATCTCTTTAAAGTAAGAAAGCGGCAGTTGCAAGAGCCGGTTACCCTGCCAGTACGCGTAAGTTTGCGCCCTTGTGCCCGAACCAAATGCCACATCAAATCGCTCAGCACGTAATTTTCGATTACCGTTATAAGCGGCCTGATACATACCATCGGGTTGTTGCGTTACATTCACTTTTAGCGTATCGTTAAACAGGAATGTATTCACCTTAGCCACTATGTTTTTTGGCAGCGCATGCTCAGTTAAAGGTGCCGATGTGGTATAATGACTGGTATGTGCATAGTTGCGGCTAATGGCATTGTGGCATTTAACGCAACTTGCTTCGCTCGCATAAGCTGCACCCCTCGGATCGGCTTTAACTTGGGCAGAATTGGTGCACTGAATACCTGCAAGTGTAAGAACACCTGCCAGCAATGCAATTATTATAATGACCGACCTGATATTACCTGTCATACAATCAAAAACAAACCAGGGTACGCACTTGCCATACCCTGGTTTATAAGGTTCAATTATTTAGTCCCGCCCCACTCTTTATTTTGTTGGAGTTTAGTGTTGTTCAGCTCACTTTGCGGAATTGGGAACACTTCATGTTTGCCGGCCACAAAGCCTTTAAATGCAAGGGCACTCGCAGCTTTGCCCCAACGTACCAAATCCAGCCAGCGATGGCCTTCTCCGGCCAGTTCAAGGCGGCGTTCTTTTTCTATGTTATCCATAGTGACAGCTACAGGGTTAAGCGCTACACGTGCGCGCACTGCATTAAGCAGCTGGTAGGCCCGGCTTCCGGCACTTACGTTTGCACCGGCACTTAATAGCGCTTCAGCCTCAAGAAGGTAGGTATCAGCCAACCGGATTTCGTAAATATCATGTGGAAAATTCAGGTCGATGGTTGCGGAAGGCTGTGTGGTACGGTTTGACACACGGCCCGCAAATTTTTCCAGAAAATAGCCGGTATTGTTAAAGCTGTTTTGGTAATTAGCTATACCATTAGTTTTCAAACTATCCAGGTTAGCAACAGTAGCTTTATTTCTTGGGTCAAAATGAATCAGATCAAAAAAGCTTTTGTAGAAACTTAGAAAGCCGTATCCGGTATGATAATCGGGCGCAGTTGTAGTTAACGCTGCATACCCGCGGGGACCGGCTATAATACTTAACAAATTACCTTCGCTGGCGCCCGCATCACCCCATCCTCCCAAAGAGTTTGCGCTGTGTACAATCTCTAAAATAGATTCGGAATTGAATTTATTGGTTGTTTTAAACAAATCGCCAAAGTTGGGTATCAGTTTATAACCATAAGTGGGATTGGCTTGTCCGGGAGTTGGGCCATTCACAATTTGCAATTGATCAGCAGCCTGCTGGTACTTTTTTTCCCATAGGTATACTTTACCTAACAATGCCTGTGCTGCACCTTTGGTGATACGGCCATTCTCGGCTGCTACTACCGTGTTAGGCAAACCCGGTATAGCTTCGGTAAGGTCTTTTTCAATAAGTGCATACACTTCTGCGGGTGCAGCTTGTACTACATTATACAAATCGTTAGGATCAACAATACCTGTAATTAATGGTATATTTTTGAAGAACCTAACCAAGTCAAAATAGAATATAGCACGCAAAGTTTTGGTTTCGGCGGCAATGCGGGCTTTTTTACCGGCATCCATATTAATGCCATCAATTTTTTGAAGTAACGTATTGGCCCTAAAAATGCCTGAATAACCACGGTTCCATAAATAACCCTGCGGACCAACGTTGGCACTTAGCGAATAATTCGATACAACTTGTAAATCGTTAATATCTGTTGCACTACCACCACCGGCAACCTGGTCATCAGAAGCTACGTCCATAATGGCCACCTTGTCGTACAGGCCGCTGGCTTGAAAGCCAAATCGGTCGTAAACTGATACTAGAGCGGCAAATGCATCGGCCTCTGTTTTATAATAATTTTCTAAAAGGATACGATTCTGTGGATTAACATCCAAATCTTTCTTACATGAGCCTAATAACTGAGTGGCAATAACCAGTGCAGCTAAGTATGTATATTTCTTTTTCATCGTTATGTTAATTAAAATCCAACGTTTACACCAAATAAGAACGTGCGAGCTTGTGGATATGCACCACGGTCAACGCTAAACACAGCGCCACCACCTGCATCAGCACTCACACCCAACTCCGGATCGTAACCGGAATATTTTGTGATAGTGAACAAGTTTTCGCTCAACACATAAACACGCAATTTTTTCATGCTGATTTTGCTGATCAATTTTGACGGTAAATTATAGCCAAGCTGAATTGTTCTGAGACGGAAATAGCTGCCATTCTCCAAGTAAAGGTTAGTTAAACGGGTATAGTTAAATGTATTTTCACCTTCAGACAGTCTTGGAAGCGTTGCAGATGTATTTGTTGGCGACCAGGTATTCAGATATTTAGTCTGATAATTAGCTGTAGCCAAATCAAGCCTTCTTAAGCCCTGGAATACTTTGTTGCCACCTACCCCACTGCCAAATGCAGTAAAATCGAAGTTCTTATAAGCCAGGTTAATAGTCAAACCATAACTCATGGTTGGATTAGGGTTACCAATGTAGTCACGGTCATCACCGTTAATGGTGTTATCGTTGTTTAAGTTGGCGTATTTCAAATCACCAGGACGGGCGTTAGGCTGTAATTTAGTTACGCCATCGGCACCTACGTGACGGTCAATTTCGGCCTGGCTTTGGAAAATACCCAAAGTTTCGTAACCGAAGAACTGATTGTATGGACGGTTTAAGCCTGTACGGGTAATATCACCCAGTGTTTGGAAAGTAGCGTTGTTATCATTAATAAATTGAATACCCGGCAGCAGCTTGGTAACTTTGTTTTTGTAGAATGATACATTACCATTTACACCAAAGTTAAAGTCGCCGATTTTTTTGCGGTAGCCAAGCTCCAGTTCCAAACCTTTGTTCTCGATATCGGCAGCATTTTGTGCAAAACTGCCATAACCTGCATAGCCCGGAATAGGTGGGTTTTGAAGAATACCGGTAGTTTTCTTTTTGTATACGTCAAACGCTACAGTTAAATTCTGAAACAAGGTAGCGTCAAAACCCAAGTCGAGCTGGCTGGTTTCTTCCCAACGCAAATCACGGTTCTCAGGCACGCCAGGGCTGTAGCCGATGTTAATCGACTCCACCGTACTGGTACCAAAAGTATAGTTACGCTGACCGCCTGCATCAACTTGTGATACGAAAGCAAAATCGCCTATACCGTCATTACCGGTAACACCATAGCTACCACGAAGCTTCAGGAAAGTCACTACATCATTTTTGGGGAAGAACGACTCCAGTGTTGGTACCCATCCAACTGATGCCGAAGGGAAATAGCCGAACTTGTTATTAGCACCAAACCTGGATGAACCGTCTCTTCTGATTAACGCAGTTAACAAGTACTTTTCGTCATAATTATACTGCACACGTGAAAACAGGGAGTTAATACGGTGATCGGTACCATCGCGACCTTCGCTGGTGCGGTTAGCCTGTAATGCATTAAAGCGGAACGAAGCCTCGTCGAAGTTGGTGGCCGGAATGTTGGAGTAAGTTACCGTTGTACCACGGGTATTATTGTCTTTATACTCGCCGTGGCCTAACAACAAGGTAAGGTTGTGTTTGCCAAAAGCACGGTTATAAGATAACGTGTTTTCGATGTTCCAATTAATAAGGTAGTTGTTAGCACGTGATAACGAGTTTGGCTGAACCGACGATGAGGTATTAAAATACACGGAAGGGTTAAAAGTCTCGCTGCCGTAAAATGCCAGTTTAGTACCTAATGATGAGTGGAACCTCAGGCCTTTTACCGGTTCGATATCCAAAAAAGCATTACCTACGATGTTGTGGTCCCAGGCATAGTTACCCAAACGGGTTTGGATATAAGCCAGCGGGTTTCTCATCTCATTAGCTACATATGGCGATATACCATAAAAACGGCCTTGCTGATCTCTCACTGCTGCTGTATAAGCCGCCGTTGGCGAAACACCTGCCGGAGGTGCAGCCGGGAAGAATGCGCCTTGTGAGGCTGGGTCGGTAATGACAACAGGGGTTAAAGGATCCAAATTTACAGCTGAGCTTAAAACACCACCGTACTCGCGGTTAGTTTCGCCAATGCCGCTGTTTACACCGTGTGCATATCCTAAGTTTTCACCAAAGCTTATCCATTTTGCCGGTTTGTAGGTTGAGTTTAAACGGATGTTGGCACGGTTAGCTTTAGATATTGGCGTAGCTACGATACCTTTAATATCATAGTAAGAGAATGAGGTAAAGAAAGTAGCTTTCTCACTGCCACCACTTACGCTAAACTCATGGATCTGTTTAGGTGCACTGTTATTAAATATCACAGATTGCCAATCGGTGCCCTCGCCGTATTGCGAAGGGTTAGGGAATGGTAATGGCCGGTTTGCATTAGCCGGATTATTGGTAAAGGCCAGGTTTCTTAACGTAGCATACTCGGTTGCGTTTAGTAAATCAACCTTTTTTGCAGCACGTTGCGTACCGTAGTAGCCGTTGTAATTAATATTCATGGTTCCGGCTTTGCCTTTTTTAGTGCTAACTAATATAACACCCGCAGCAGCACGAGTACCATAAATAGCTGCCGAGGCCGCGTCCTTCAATACTTCTATAGACTCGATGTCATCCTGATTAAGGTAGCCGATACCGCCATTGTCGATAACCACACCATCAATTACCCACAGGGGCTCATTCTTACCGTTACCTAACGAGGTGAAACCACGTAAACGCACCGTTGAAGCTGCACCCGGCTGGCCTGAATTGGATGCGATGGTTAAACCTGAAGCACGGCCCTGCAGCGATTGCTCTATACGAATTACAGGCTGGTTTTCGAGATCGGATGCTCTAACGCCTGAAATGGCGCCCGTAACCACGCTTTTCTTTTGGGTACCGTAGCCTACCACTACTACATCGTTCAGATTGTTCTGGCTTTCGGTTAGGGTAACATTAACTACCGACTGACCGCCTATAGTAACAGTCTGCGACGCAAATCCGATATAACTAAAGGTCAATGTTCCGTTTACAGCCGGGGTTATCGAATACTTGCCGTTAACATCGGTAATGGTGGTATTAGTAGTTCCGTTTGCTTTTACGGTTACCCCTACCAGTGGCTCACCGGCCTTGTCGCTCACCCTGCCCTGCACGGCCGAAGACTGAGCAAGCACAATCGAATATTGGGTTATGAGCAAGCAAATAATAAGTGTAAAAATTTTTCTCATAAATGTTATTGTTAAAAATTGACGGGTTAAGATCGGCAGCTAAGGCTGCTACATTGTTGGCGTTGACGTATAACTTAGCCGTACGCTGTTAGATAGCACAGAGATTTGAACATGGCGTTTTAATTGGTTAAATTAAAATGGCGGCCGGGAGGCGGCCATTATTAATGAGTCAAAATTATTGAATTTCGATTCAATTAAACAAGAAAAAAATTTATAACTTACTGATAATAAATAATTTACACAGATATTAATACGCTTTATGAACAGGTCCTTAGTTAAGTTTAATGCTCATTATTAATACAATAACAGGTTTTGCAACCTATCTGGGGAGAAAAGCAATACGTTAAAATCCTGAAAAAAAAGTTTTATGGCGGCAACAGTGGTTAGGCAAAAACGCCTCTATTGCGCTAAAACGAAGCTTAAGTGTTAAATTGACAGCTATTTTTGCATAAAGCGTATTAAAATAATATGCTCCGGATACGTTAAAATTTTGGTGCTTTATAACGTATATTTACGCTCCAAATGCATACTGATGGTGCCTTAATGGCTACACAGCTTTGCTAACCAATTATTATTTACCGTCTTATAACAGTAGGCAACTTTCTATGGGCAGAAAAACTTTTACTAGTCTGTTTGTACTTTTTGTAATTATATTTTGGCACACCGCAAATGCTCAAAACACTGTTGAGATAAACAACAAAATCGAGCAGCATATTTTTATACATGGTGAAGTAAATGTGCTTAAAGAGGGTAAAAAGCCGCTAACATTCGGCGATGCGCAACGTGCCGACCGGAACCATCAATTCAAAATTAACTACAATTATTACCCCGAAAATGAACCCAACGCAACTTACTGGTATAAGGTAAAAATACACGTTACAGAACCCATAGGCGATAAAGCAGCGGTGATAGAGTTTTTTGATCAGACCACTAATCAAATTACTGCGTTTTTACCCGATTCAAATGGCCGCTATTACGAAAGCCGCGCCGGTGCCGATTACAATTTCACCCAACGGCTTTACCAGCATAAAAACTTCGAGTTTCAATTGCGTGCCTTACCTAAAGGCGACCATACCCTGTATTTCAAGGTGCGGTCTAAAGATGGCGTGAATCTGATTATCGTGTACCGTACGGTAAGCTTTTTTGTACATTATGCTTTAACGGAGTATTTAACGTATGGCCTGTTCTACGGCATTATCTTAATTTTCAGCTTTCATAACCTGCTTATGTTTATGGCGGTTAAAAAGCGCCAGTACCTGTACTATGTATTATATATACTGAGTGTTGGTGTGTTTGAGATGAGCACAGATGGTATCGCCTTTCAATATATATGGCCCAACGCCCCTAACTGGAACCAGTACGCCTATGGCGTAGCCTTGTACAGTTTAAGCTTTTTTGCCTTGGTTTTTACTAAAGAACTTTTGCATGTACGAAAAAAAGCGCCCAAGCTGCACCGCCTTATTAATTACGTTATTGCCTTAAGAACAGCCTATTTCCTTTACTGCCTGCTGTTTGATCATAGCCTTTTTTATTACAAGTTTGTTGAATTTATTCCGCTGGCTATTGCTTTTGCTACCGGCGTGCGTATCTGGCTCAATGGCTTTAAGCCGGCTCGGTTTTTTGTATTAGGCTACACTTTCCTTGCCCTTGGCTTTATTGTTAAAGCAATTACGGTGCTGGGTTATGCGCGTATTATACCGGGCGTGGTATCTAATTATAGTCTTGGTTTCAGCTTTGTACTCGAAATGCTGTTCCTGTCTTTCTCCATTGGCGATCAGGTACGGTTGCTGCGCCGGCAGAAAGAAAAAGCGCAGGACGAAACCATCAGGCAAATGGATATCAATTACAAATTGAAAGACTCCATCAATAAAGAACTCGAAATTAAGGTAAATGAGCGCACGCGGGAGGTACTTGAAAAATCAGAAGAGATCATCAAGCAGTCGCAAATAATAGAAGATCAGAACAAAGAACTGGTTACTATAAACCATCAGCTCGAAGAGCAGGCATCTGAGATTACCCGGATGAATGTGTTACTGGAAAAAGACAATATTGAACTTAAAACCAACATTGAGAAAGTGACCGATGCCCGGGTACTCTCAACTGAGCTATCATTTGAGGAGTTCAGCTCCAAGTACCCAGATCAGGAAACCTGCAATAAATTCTTAGCGGATATTAAGTGGGCTAACGGCTTTGCCTGCAAAAAATGCAGTCATGACGCATATAAACATGGCAGGGCGCCGTATAGCCGCCGTTGCACCAAATGCAATTATGAAGAGTCGGTACTGTTTAACACTATATTTCAGAACAACCGCATTCCTATTAACAAGGCCTTTTATATTGTGTATTTAATTTATACCACCAAAGGCACTATTTCATCTTATCAATTGTCCGAAAAATTGCAGATAAGGCAAAGTACCTGCTGGCAGTATGCCCTGCGCATTAAAAAAGTAATGGAGGAGCATAAAC
Protein-coding sequences here:
- a CDS encoding glycoside hydrolase family 30 protein, with translation MKKQLLLPILLGCACIAGAQTKPVAKKPAEVSASRVKVFVTAKGTDYRFKSTETLNLAVTPQPVETEVSVFVDPTKTFQTMVGIGGALTDAAAETYAKLPAAKQKEFLTAYYDKEKGIGYTFARTHIQSCDFSSGSYSYVPNVDLQLKSFDISHDKQYRIPFIKAAQQAAGGKFTLFVSPWSPPAWMKDNNDMLHGGKLKPEYRQTWATFYTRFIKAYEKEGIPIWGLSVQNEPMAKQRWESCIFTAEEERDFVKQYLGPTLQKEGLASKKLIVWDHNRDLLYQRASTILNDPAAAKYVWGVGYHWYETWTGGGMQFESTRRVNEAFPNTHLVFTEGCIEKFDFNRLDDWALGEKYGNSIINDFNAGTVAWTDWNILLDEKGGPNHVGNFCFAPIHADTRDGSLHYTSEYYYIGHFSKYIKAGAKRIVSSSSRDKLLTTAYLNPDGKIAVVVMNPGDAAISYKLWLKNKAVAVSSLPHSIATLIIE
- a CDS encoding cytochrome c3 family protein, whose protein sequence is MTGNIRSVIIIIALLAGVLTLAGIQCTNSAQVKADPRGAAYASEASCVKCHNAISRNYAHTSHYTTSAPLTEHALPKNIVAKVNTFLFNDTLKVNVTQQPDGMYQAAYNGNRKLRAERFDVAFGSGTRAQTYAYWQGNRLLQLPLSYFKEIHNWANSPGFPSQAANFNRVIISRCLECHASFAENQFVQTGSLSVTQEYDKNSMIYGINCQRCHGPAAQHVEYQEQHPDNKHAKYMVRYQSLTRAQKVDMCAVCHSGSDKELQKTTFAFKLGDRLNDYYVPFGQTNDIPDVHGNQANLLSSSKCYTNSAVMTCTTCHSSHTKETNKLTAYTQKCITCHKEENHTFCKMAPKLGAAINNKCIDCHMPAMPSKLITYQVTAAKQRSSYYLHTHQIAVYPDKTKEITAFIKRTKS
- a CDS encoding RagB/SusD family nutrient uptake outer membrane protein, which codes for MKKKYTYLAALVIATQLLGSCKKDLDVNPQNRILLENYYKTEADAFAALVSVYDRFGFQASGLYDKVAIMDVASDDQVAGGGSATDINDLQVVSNYSLSANVGPQGYLWNRGYSGIFRANTLLQKIDGINMDAGKKARIAAETKTLRAIFYFDLVRFFKNIPLITGIVDPNDLYNVVQAAPAEVYALIEKDLTEAIPGLPNTVVAAENGRITKGAAQALLGKVYLWEKKYQQAADQLQIVNGPTPGQANPTYGYKLIPNFGDLFKTTNKFNSESILEIVHSANSLGGWGDAGASEGNLLSIIAGPRGYAALTTTAPDYHTGYGFLSFYKSFFDLIHFDPRNKATVANLDSLKTNGIANYQNSFNNTGYFLEKFAGRVSNRTTQPSATIDLNFPHDIYEIRLADTYLLEAEALLSAGANVSAGSRAYQLLNAVRARVALNPVAVTMDNIEKERRLELAGEGHRWLDLVRWGKAASALAFKGFVAGKHEVFPIPQSELNNTKLQQNKEWGGTK
- a CDS encoding TonB-dependent receptor: MRKIFTLIICLLITQYSIVLAQSSAVQGRVSDKAGEPLVGVTVKANGTTNTTITDVNGKYSITPAVNGTLTFSYIGFASQTVTIGGQSVVNVTLTESQNNLNDVVVVGYGTQKKSVVTGAISGVRASDLENQPVIRIEQSLQGRASGLTIASNSGQPGAASTVRLRGFTSLGNGKNEPLWVIDGVVIDNGGIGYLNQDDIESIEVLKDAASAAIYGTRAAAGVILVSTKKGKAGTMNINYNGYYGTQRAAKKVDLLNATEYATLRNLAFTNNPANANRPLPFPNPSQYGEGTDWQSVIFNNSAPKQIHEFSVSGGSEKATFFTSFSYYDIKGIVATPISKANRANIRLNSTYKPAKWISFGENLGYAHGVNSGIGETNREYGGVLSSAVNLDPLTPVVITDPASQGAFFPAAPPAGVSPTAAYTAAVRDQQGRFYGISPYVANEMRNPLAYIQTRLGNYAWDHNIVGNAFLDIEPVKGLRFHSSLGTKLAFYGSETFNPSVYFNTSSSVQPNSLSRANNYLINWNIENTLSYNRAFGKHNLTLLLGHGEYKDNNTRGTTVTYSNIPATNFDEASFRFNALQANRTSEGRDGTDHRINSLFSRVQYNYDEKYLLTALIRRDGSSRFGANNKFGYFPSASVGWVPTLESFFPKNDVVTFLKLRGSYGVTGNDGIGDFAFVSQVDAGGQRNYTFGTSTVESINIGYSPGVPENRDLRWEETSQLDLGFDATLFQNLTVAFDVYKKKTTGILQNPPIPGYAGYGSFAQNAADIENKGLELELGYRKKIGDFNFGVNGNVSFYKNKVTKLLPGIQFINDNNATFQTLGDITRTGLNRPYNQFFGYETLGIFQSQAEIDRHVGADGVTKLQPNARPGDLKYANLNNDNTINGDDRDYIGNPNPTMSYGLTINLAYKNFDFTAFGSGVGGNKVFQGLRRLDLATANYQTKYLNTWSPTNTSATLPRLSEGENTFNYTRLTNLYLENGSYFRLRTIQLGYNLPSKLISKISMKKLRVYVLSENLFTITKYSGYDPELGVSADAGGGAVFSVDRGAYPQARTFLFGVNVGF
- a CDS encoding 7TM diverse intracellular signaling domain-containing protein, encoding MGRKTFTSLFVLFVIIFWHTANAQNTVEINNKIEQHIFIHGEVNVLKEGKKPLTFGDAQRADRNHQFKINYNYYPENEPNATYWYKVKIHVTEPIGDKAAVIEFFDQTTNQITAFLPDSNGRYYESRAGADYNFTQRLYQHKNFEFQLRALPKGDHTLYFKVRSKDGVNLIIVYRTVSFFVHYALTEYLTYGLFYGIILIFSFHNLLMFMAVKKRQYLYYVLYILSVGVFEMSTDGIAFQYIWPNAPNWNQYAYGVALYSLSFFALVFTKELLHVRKKAPKLHRLINYVIALRTAYFLYCLLFDHSLFYYKFVEFIPLAIAFATGVRIWLNGFKPARFFVLGYTFLALGFIVKAITVLGYARIIPGVVSNYSLGFSFVLEMLFLSFSIGDQVRLLRRQKEKAQDETIRQMDINYKLKDSINKELEIKVNERTREVLEKSEEIIKQSQIIEDQNKELVTINHQLEEQASEITRMNVLLEKDNIELKTNIEKVTDARVLSTELSFEEFSSKYPDQETCNKFLADIKWANGFACKKCSHDAYKHGRAPYSRRCTKCNYEESVLFNTIFQNNRIPINKAFYIVYLIYTTKGTISSYQLSEKLQIRQSTCWQYALRIKKVMEEHKHRSKKNTRQGWSKLILEQPVTAVKSPAMVTK